Below is a genomic region from Puniceicoccaceae bacterium.
CATCCCGTTTCCAATTTTCACACCTGTCCCTGTCATCGGTTGTACTGCTGACAGTTTGCCTCATGGCCGGATTCACAAGCCACGCGCAAGCGCAGTCCACCTCCGTGCGCGGGCAAATCGCAGAACTGTCCCAACGCTTCAATGAACTGGAACAGAACTACAATTTGCTGCAACTGCAGATATCAAACCTCACTGCCGAGAACAACCGCCTCAAACAAGAACTTGCGGCACTCAAGGCATCATCCAGCTCCAGCGAGGTCGAAGAAGTCCTGAACGCCAAAATCGAAGCCCACCGCAAGAGCACGGAAAACTACGTAAAAACACAGTTCGAGCGCATCATGTCGATCCTGCCCGGCGAACGCAGTTCCCCCTCCACGACCACCGAAGGCACAACATCCACCGCCCAGGCACAGGTGACACAGCCTGCCACCACCACTCAGCGGGCACAGATCACCTTCTCCAATGATTTTCCGAAAAATGGCGAAATCTATGTCGTCAAGAGCGGGGATACTCTCAGCAAAATCGCTGCGCAATTTGGTTCCACCGTTCGCCACATCCAGAACGCAAACAAGATCGAGGATCCCAATACCGTGCGTGTGGGGCAAAAACTCTTCGTACCTGTCGAACGCTAGTATTCACTGCTTTTCTTTCAGCTCTTATGGCAAGCCCTAAAAAACGCCTCGGACGCGGACTGGGAGGACTCATCTCCCAGGGTGCATCCGATTCGAAACCCATCAGCACCGTCGAAACAACTTCACGCCTGCAAAGCCTTCGCATACATGCAGATGCTGCGGAATCTGCTGAAATGGGCATCCTCGGAGGTTTTACCGAAATCCCCACCGGACTCGTCACCGAAAACCCGTACCAGCCCCGCAAGGAAATCGACGAGGAAGCCCTCGAAGGCCTTGCGGAAAGCATTCGGGAACAGGGGTTGCTGCAACCCATCGTCGTGCGAAAGGTGGCGGACGGGTTTGAGCTGATTGCCGGGGAGCGTCGCCTTCGCGCCTTCCGCAAGTTGGCCATCGAAAAAATTCCAGCGCGCATCATTGAGGCCAGCGATGCCTCCTCCGCCTCGCTTGCCCTGATTGAAAACCTGCAGCGCGAGGGACTGAACCCCATCGAAGAAGCACTCGGGTATGCCAGTCTGATTCGGGATTTTGACCTCACTCAGGAAAAGGCAGCCGAACGGCTTGGCAAGAGTCGGGTAGCCGTCACCAATGCACTGCGCCTGCTGCGCCTGAGTCCCGATGTGCAGGGCTACGTGTCCAAAAACATCCTCTCCACCGGGCATGCCAAGGTTATCCTCGGACTCGATAACAGCGAGGAACAGCAGAG
It encodes:
- a CDS encoding ParB/RepB/Spo0J family partition protein gives rise to the protein MASPKKRLGRGLGGLISQGASDSKPISTVETTSRLQSLRIHADAAESAEMGILGGFTEIPTGLVTENPYQPRKEIDEEALEGLAESIREQGLLQPIVVRKVADGFELIAGERRLRAFRKLAIEKIPARIIEASDASSASLALIENLQREGLNPIEEALGYASLIRDFDLTQEKAAERLGKSRVAVTNALRLLRLSPDVQGYVSKNILSTGHAKVILGLDNSEEQQ
- a CDS encoding LysM peptidoglycan-binding domain-containing protein; the encoded protein is MNRSSRFQFSHLSLSSVVLLTVCLMAGFTSHAQAQSTSVRGQIAELSQRFNELEQNYNLLQLQISNLTAENNRLKQELAALKASSSSSEVEEVLNAKIEAHRKSTENYVKTQFERIMSILPGERSSPSTTTEGTTSTAQAQVTQPATTTQRAQITFSNDFPKNGEIYVVKSGDTLSKIAAQFGSTVRHIQNANKIEDPNTVRVGQKLFVPVER